From Candidatus Rokuibacteriota bacterium, a single genomic window includes:
- a CDS encoding gliding-motility protein MglA: MAIINYAQKVINFKVVYYGPGVAGKTANLQHIHKSLPDGSKGSMISLAAGDDRTLFFDFLPVSALTVRGFTAKFQLYTVPGQVYYNMTRKLVLRGADGMVFVADSQWDRLRENVESFRNMEENLREYNTSLDEMPYVIQYNKRDLENIAPLDYMEFLLNRRARRVPSFEAVAVNGDGVFDTLNTVSRMVLVGEFGHEKGEHRETA; this comes from the coding sequence TACGCGCAGAAGGTCATCAACTTCAAGGTGGTCTACTACGGCCCGGGAGTGGCCGGGAAGACCGCCAACCTCCAGCACATCCACAAGAGCCTGCCGGACGGCAGCAAGGGCAGCATGATCTCGCTCGCGGCCGGCGACGACCGGACGCTCTTCTTCGACTTCCTGCCCGTCTCCGCGCTGACCGTGCGGGGCTTCACGGCCAAGTTCCAGCTCTACACCGTGCCCGGGCAGGTCTACTACAACATGACGCGCAAGCTGGTGCTGCGGGGCGCGGACGGGATGGTCTTCGTGGCCGACTCGCAGTGGGACCGGCTGCGCGAGAACGTCGAGAGCTTCCGCAACATGGAGGAGAACCTGCGCGAGTACAATACCAGCCTGGACGAGATGCCCTACGTGATCCAGTACAACAAGCGCGACCTCGAGAACATCGCGCCGCTCGACTACATGGAGTTTCTCCTCAACCGGCGGGCCCGGCGGGTTCCGTCCTTCGAGGCCGTGGCCGTCAATGGCGACGGGGTCTTCGACACCCTCAACACCGTCTCCCGCATGGTCCTGGTGGGCGAGTTCGGTCATGAAAAGGGGGAGCACCGTGAGACTGCATGA
- a CDS encoding roadblock/LC7 domain-containing protein, whose amino-acid sequence MRLHDVVIHEGDAEKINAVLTTFLGESGATEALLIDRSGQLLAATGANRALDTVSISALAAGAFSSTGALAQLLGETEFTVLFHQGNKESMHVSTVDDQAILLAIFGERTTVGMVRLFAKEAATAIGQILTESRAKPRSMGDLSTPLTTEESRTTFGEPKKP is encoded by the coding sequence GTGAGACTGCATGACGTGGTCATCCACGAAGGCGACGCGGAGAAGATCAACGCGGTCCTGACGACGTTCCTCGGTGAGTCCGGCGCCACCGAGGCCCTGCTCATCGACCGGAGCGGCCAGCTCCTGGCGGCGACCGGCGCCAACCGGGCGCTCGACACCGTGTCCATCTCGGCCCTGGCGGCCGGCGCCTTCAGCTCGACGGGCGCCCTGGCCCAGCTGCTGGGCGAGACGGAGTTCACCGTGCTCTTCCACCAGGGCAACAAGGAGAGCATGCACGTCTCCACCGTCGACGACCAGGCGATCCTGCTGGCGATCTTCGGCGAGCGGACGACGGTGGGCATGGTGCGCCTCTTCGCGAAAGAGGCGGCGACCGCCATCGGGCAGATCCTGACCGAGTCGCGCGCCAAGCCCAGGAGCATGGGTGATCTGTCGACGCCGCTGACGACGGAGGAATCGCGGACCACTTTCGGCGAGCCGAAGAAGCCCTGA
- a CDS encoding tetratricopeptide repeat protein encodes MGLLRLLSRIWDAITSFTRPPNAATLFRRADLYRQEGRFEEAAELVAHGLRLAPNNGVGHLLSAYLHLAFRQIGPAKSEFQAVLALDPYHPRALLGLAKIALEERDLAACRPFLDKALQYYPDFPEARALQDMVSSWTMTPAAAGQRPVYAGPPIQVEKLKPPAGGREFVLTQADGTLVFSQQGDKDAEDLAGHVTQVYRIASATLQRAGLGALRRGIVQAATETTFFRTNDRLILALSFPQDVKVGFGLLETDKLWTNSLRELGVRA; translated from the coding sequence GTGGGCTTGCTGAGGCTCCTGTCGCGCATCTGGGACGCGATCACCAGCTTCACGCGTCCGCCCAATGCCGCCACGCTCTTCCGGCGCGCCGATCTCTACCGCCAGGAAGGGCGCTTCGAAGAGGCCGCCGAGCTGGTCGCCCACGGGCTGCGCTTGGCGCCGAACAACGGTGTCGGCCACCTCCTCTCGGCCTACCTCCACCTGGCCTTCCGCCAGATCGGCCCGGCGAAGAGCGAGTTCCAGGCGGTCCTGGCCCTCGACCCGTATCATCCGCGGGCGCTCCTGGGACTCGCCAAGATCGCGCTCGAAGAGCGTGACCTCGCCGCCTGCCGCCCCTTTCTCGACAAGGCCCTCCAGTACTACCCGGACTTCCCCGAAGCCAGGGCGCTGCAGGACATGGTGTCGAGCTGGACGATGACGCCGGCGGCCGCGGGCCAGCGTCCGGTCTACGCGGGCCCGCCGATCCAGGTGGAAAAGCTCAAGCCGCCGGCGGGCGGGCGAGAGTTCGTGCTCACGCAGGCCGACGGCACGCTCGTCTTCTCCCAGCAGGGCGACAAGGACGCCGAGGATCTGGCCGGCCACGTCACACAGGTCTACCGGATCGCTTCGGCGACGCTCCAGCGGGCGGGGCTCGGCGCGTTGAGGCGCGGCATTGTCCAGGCCGCCACCGAGACCACGTTCTTCCGGACCAATGACCGCCTGATCCTCGCCCTCAGCTTCCCGCAGGACGTCAAGGTCGGCTTCGGGCTGCTCGAAACCGACAAGCTCTGGACCAACTCGCTGCGTGAGCTGGGAGTCCGCGCGTGA